A genomic region of Rhodococcus pyridinivorans contains the following coding sequences:
- the hrpA gene encoding ATP-dependent RNA helicase HrpA: MSISPAPNRRELRAALSEVSLRDENRLRRRLDRARGGEALTEVAAEIETARARLASRAASVPEIHYPEDLPVSQRKDDIAAAIRDHQVVVVAGETGSGKTTQIPKICLELGRGVRGLIGHTQPRRIAARAVAERLAEELDTELGDAVGYTVRFNDQVTESTLVKLMTDGILLAEIQRDRLLRQYDTLIIDEAHERSLNIDFLLGYLAQLLPRRPDLKVIITSATIDPERFARHFAGANGTPAPIVEVSGRTYPVEVRYRPLTVEVGDTLVDRDPVDAVCEAVEELQREGDGDILVFLSGEREIRDTADALRDRKLRNTEILPLYGRLSAAEQHRVFAPHTGRRVVLSTNVAETSLTVPGIRYVVDPGTARISRYSVRTKVQRLPIEPISQASARQRAGRCGRVADGICIRLYSEDDFDGRPEFTEPEILRTNLASVVLQMTALGLGDIEAFPFVEAPDPRAIRDGIALLEELGALEPAKKGETPRLTATGREIARLPVDPRMARMIVEGHRNGCLREVLIIVAALSIQDVRERPTEFQQAADEKHARFAVEGSDFLAFLRLWDYLKEQRRELSSSRFRRLCRDEFLHWLRIREWQDLQGQLRQITVDMGWQTHHRDVNPDDVHKSLLAGLLSHIGLREGDKRDFLGARGARFAVFPGSSLFKKPPRWVMAAELVETSRLWARTAARIEPEWVEKLAPHLVKRTYSEPHWSTRRESAMAYERVTLYGIPLVAQRPVPYGRIDPEVSRELFIRHALVQGEWRTQHKFFHDNRALLEDVEELEHRARRRDIVVDDETLFDFYDQRVGPEAISARHFDTWWKKTRRQQPDLLTFTPDTVVNQDAASVLEGDYPDAWRQGEIQFPLTYQFEPGTEEDGVTARVPVALLANLKSVGFDWLVPGMRTELVTALIKTLPKHLRRQVVPAPDFAAAALASVTPRSEPLVNAMARELSRLGRCTIESSDFDTGALPDHLRMTFAAVDERGTVLGRSKSLAALRKKLAPRVEAEVSRAAAGTERPAAVVWTAETLGNLPETVTREVGGRKVTGYPALVAEKDGVAVRVLSTPQAQQNATRQGLRALLLSSAPTKAKAVTSGLTNMERLALGRNPDGSFEALIEDCRACAVDELIAAHGAPVRTPDEFEALAATVRSHLPGRVARLLKAVVPVLSRAHEVGVLLDRSDGEAADDVREQLQSLLFPGFVTDLGSRRIADLPRYLTAAAQRLEALPASAHRDAAGMDVLDRVYGAYDKLLARLPEERRAAPEVVEIYWMIEELRVSLFAQGLGTRIPVSEKRVLKAIDGIR; encoded by the coding sequence ATGTCCATCTCCCCCGCCCCGAATCGTCGCGAACTGCGCGCTGCCCTGTCCGAGGTCTCCCTCCGCGACGAGAACCGCCTCCGTCGCAGGCTCGACCGGGCGCGGGGCGGCGAGGCGCTGACCGAGGTCGCCGCCGAGATCGAGACCGCCCGCGCCCGGCTCGCGTCCCGTGCGGCGTCGGTCCCGGAGATCCATTATCCCGAGGACCTACCGGTCTCGCAGCGCAAGGACGACATCGCCGCCGCGATCCGCGACCACCAGGTCGTAGTGGTCGCCGGTGAGACCGGTTCGGGCAAGACGACGCAGATCCCGAAGATCTGCCTCGAACTCGGGCGCGGGGTTCGCGGCCTGATCGGCCACACCCAGCCGCGCCGTATCGCCGCGCGCGCCGTCGCCGAGCGACTCGCGGAGGAACTGGACACCGAGCTCGGCGACGCCGTCGGATACACGGTGCGCTTCAACGATCAGGTCACCGAGTCGACACTCGTCAAGCTGATGACCGACGGCATCCTCCTCGCCGAGATCCAGCGCGACCGCCTGCTGCGCCAGTACGACACGCTCATCATCGACGAGGCGCACGAGCGCAGCCTCAACATCGACTTCCTGCTCGGCTACCTCGCGCAGCTGCTTCCGCGTCGCCCCGACCTGAAGGTGATCATCACCTCGGCGACGATCGATCCCGAACGTTTCGCGCGCCACTTCGCCGGCGCGAACGGCACGCCTGCCCCCATCGTGGAGGTCTCCGGCCGCACCTATCCCGTCGAGGTGCGTTACCGGCCGCTGACCGTCGAGGTGGGCGACACGCTGGTCGACCGCGACCCCGTCGACGCGGTGTGCGAGGCCGTCGAGGAACTCCAGCGCGAGGGCGACGGCGACATCCTGGTCTTCCTCTCCGGCGAGCGCGAGATCCGCGACACCGCCGACGCACTGCGCGACCGCAAGCTCCGCAACACCGAGATCCTCCCGCTCTACGGACGCCTGTCGGCGGCCGAACAGCACCGGGTCTTCGCACCGCACACGGGCCGGCGGGTCGTGTTGTCCACCAACGTCGCCGAGACGTCCCTGACGGTTCCCGGTATCCGCTACGTCGTCGACCCCGGCACCGCACGTATCTCGCGGTACTCGGTGCGGACGAAGGTGCAGCGACTGCCGATCGAGCCGATCTCGCAGGCCTCGGCGCGGCAGCGCGCCGGACGGTGCGGTCGTGTCGCCGACGGCATCTGCATCCGTCTGTACTCGGAGGACGACTTCGACGGCCGGCCGGAGTTCACCGAGCCCGAGATCCTGCGCACCAACCTCGCGTCGGTAGTGTTGCAGATGACGGCGCTCGGTCTCGGCGACATCGAGGCGTTCCCGTTCGTGGAGGCCCCGGATCCCCGCGCGATCCGCGACGGCATCGCTCTGCTCGAGGAGCTCGGCGCGCTCGAACCCGCCAAGAAGGGCGAGACGCCGCGCCTGACCGCGACGGGCCGCGAGATCGCCCGCCTGCCCGTCGATCCGCGCATGGCCCGCATGATCGTCGAGGGCCACCGGAACGGATGTCTGCGCGAGGTGCTCATCATCGTCGCGGCCCTGTCGATCCAGGACGTGCGCGAACGCCCGACCGAGTTCCAGCAGGCCGCCGACGAGAAGCACGCCCGGTTCGCGGTCGAGGGCTCGGACTTCCTGGCCTTCCTGCGATTGTGGGACTACCTGAAGGAGCAACGGCGGGAACTGTCGTCGAGCAGGTTCCGCAGGTTGTGCCGCGACGAGTTCCTGCACTGGTTGCGGATCCGTGAGTGGCAGGACCTGCAGGGGCAGCTCCGTCAGATCACTGTCGACATGGGCTGGCAGACGCACCACCGCGACGTGAATCCCGACGACGTCCACAAGTCCCTGCTTGCAGGTCTGCTGTCGCACATCGGTCTTCGCGAGGGCGACAAGCGCGACTTCCTCGGTGCCCGCGGCGCACGGTTCGCCGTCTTCCCGGGATCGTCGTTGTTCAAGAAGCCTCCGCGCTGGGTCATGGCCGCCGAACTCGTGGAGACCTCACGGCTGTGGGCGCGGACGGCCGCGCGCATCGAACCCGAATGGGTCGAGAAGCTCGCTCCGCACCTGGTCAAGCGCACCTACTCGGAGCCGCACTGGTCGACGCGCCGCGAGTCGGCGATGGCCTACGAACGCGTCACGCTCTACGGCATCCCCCTGGTCGCCCAGCGTCCCGTGCCGTACGGACGGATCGATCCGGAGGTCTCGCGCGAACTGTTCATCCGCCACGCCCTCGTGCAAGGCGAATGGCGCACGCAGCACAAGTTCTTCCACGACAACCGGGCGCTGCTCGAGGACGTCGAGGAACTCGAACACCGTGCGCGCCGGCGCGACATCGTCGTCGACGACGAGACCCTGTTCGACTTCTACGACCAGCGGGTAGGCCCGGAGGCGATCTCGGCCCGGCACTTCGACACGTGGTGGAAGAAGACCCGCAGGCAGCAACCCGACCTGCTGACGTTCACGCCGGACACCGTGGTGAACCAGGACGCCGCCTCGGTGCTCGAGGGCGACTATCCGGACGCGTGGCGCCAGGGCGAGATCCAGTTCCCCCTCACCTACCAGTTCGAGCCGGGCACGGAGGAGGACGGTGTCACCGCCCGCGTCCCCGTCGCGCTGCTCGCGAACCTCAAGTCCGTCGGTTTCGACTGGCTGGTACCCGGGATGCGGACCGAGCTGGTCACGGCCCTCATCAAGACCCTGCCGAAACACCTTCGGAGGCAGGTCGTACCGGCTCCCGATTTCGCAGCGGCCGCCCTCGCCTCGGTGACGCCGCGCTCCGAACCGCTCGTCAATGCGATGGCCCGCGAGCTGTCCCGGCTCGGCCGGTGCACGATCGAGTCCTCGGACTTCGATACCGGTGCGTTGCCCGACCATCTGCGGATGACCTTCGCCGCGGTCGACGAGCGCGGCACCGTGCTCGGCCGCAGCAAGAGCCTGGCGGCCCTGCGGAAGAAGTTGGCTCCGCGGGTCGAAGCGGAGGTCTCGCGCGCCGCTGCGGGCACCGAACGTCCCGCGGCGGTGGTGTGGACGGCCGAGACCCTCGGGAACCTGCCGGAGACCGTCACCCGCGAGGTCGGTGGCCGGAAGGTCACCGGTTACCCTGCCCTGGTCGCGGAGAAGGACGGCGTCGCGGTGCGCGTGCTCAGCACACCGCAGGCCCAGCAGAACGCGACGCGTCAGGGGTTGCGTGCCCTGCTTCTGTCGTCGGCACCGACGAAGGCGAAGGCCGTGACCTCGGGGCTGACCAACATGGAGCGGCTCGCGCTCGGGCGGAACCCCGACGGATCGTTCGAAGCGCTGATCGAGGACTGCCGTGCCTGCGCGGTGGACGAACTTATCGCCGCACACGGCGCACCCGTGCGCACGCCCGACGAGTTCGAGGCGCTCGCGGCCACGGTGCGGTCACACCTGCCGGGGCGCGTGGCCCGTCTGTTGAAAGCGGTTGTGCCCGTGCTGTCCCGCGCCCACGAGGTGGGTGTGCTCCTCGATCGGTCGGACGGCGAGGCTGCCGACGACGTACGCGAACAGCTGCAGTCGTTGCTGTTCCCCGGCTTCGTCACCGATCTGGGGTCGCGGCGGATCGCCGACCTGCCGCGCTATCTCACCGCGGCCGCGCAACGCCTGGAGGCGTTGCCGGCGAGTGCGCATCGCGATGCCGCGGGAATGGATGTGCTCGATCGCGTCTACGGCGCCTACGACAAGCTACTCGCACGACTGCCGGAGGAACGGCGCGCCGCGCCCGAGGTGGTCGAGATCTACTGGATGATCGAGGAACTGCGCGTGAGCCTGTTCGCGCAGGGTCTCGGAACGCGGATCCCAGTGTCGGAGAAGCGCGTCCTGAAGGCGATCGACGGGATCCGGTAG
- the nrdR gene encoding transcriptional regulator NrdR, with product MYCPYCRHPDSRVVDSREADEGAAIRRRRACPECGRRFTTVETAVLSVVKRSGVTEPFSREKVVRGVARACQGRDVDNDALNKLAQQVEDAVRAKGSPEVPSHEVGLAILGPLRDLDEVAYLRFASVYRSFSSAEDFEREIQELREHKKSCSVETD from the coding sequence ATGTACTGCCCGTATTGCCGCCATCCCGATTCCCGGGTGGTCGATTCGCGCGAGGCAGACGAGGGTGCCGCGATCCGTCGTCGGCGGGCGTGTCCCGAATGCGGGCGCCGCTTCACCACAGTCGAGACGGCCGTGCTGTCCGTCGTCAAGCGCAGCGGCGTGACCGAGCCGTTCAGCCGCGAGAAGGTCGTGCGCGGCGTGGCCCGCGCCTGCCAGGGACGCGATGTCGACAACGACGCACTCAACAAGCTCGCGCAGCAGGTCGAGGACGCGGTGCGGGCGAAGGGCTCACCCGAGGTCCCGAGCCACGAGGTCGGACTGGCGATCCTCGGACCCCTACGCGATCTCGACGAGGTTGCCTATCTTCGATTCGCCTCGGTCTACCGTTCCTTCAGTTCTGCAGAGGATTTCGAACGCGAGATCCAGGAACTGCGCGAGCACAAGAAGTCCTGCTCGGTCGAGACCGACTGA
- a CDS encoding LysM peptidoglycan-binding domain-containing protein, with product MSRAVRIDTAVPVGTARQGAVVRTGASVRTSTAGRTVVGPPGAGAPGAAAYRIRPIATSTLHHRTRVPARTRPRVAAPSREPLHRRSEIAPRSRRPAEGTSWRQMATTVLLTALATTMLLVLAHVRTDEVISQSAGTTVVREGESLEALAARVWPDVTVARIADLNSLDGTAVQAGSRLLLPDSSRE from the coding sequence ATGAGCAGAGCGGTTCGGATCGACACGGCGGTTCCGGTGGGTACGGCGCGACAGGGCGCGGTGGTCCGAACCGGTGCCTCAGTCCGGACGAGCACGGCAGGGCGGACCGTCGTGGGCCCGCCGGGAGCAGGTGCGCCCGGGGCGGCGGCATATCGCATCCGGCCGATCGCGACGTCGACGCTGCACCATCGCACCCGTGTCCCGGCGCGGACGAGACCGCGCGTCGCCGCGCCCTCGCGGGAACCCCTGCACCGCCGTTCGGAGATCGCACCGCGCAGTCGCCGGCCTGCGGAGGGGACGAGTTGGCGGCAGATGGCCACGACGGTGCTCCTCACCGCGCTCGCGACCACGATGCTCCTCGTGCTCGCCCACGTGCGCACCGATGAGGTGATCTCGCAGAGCGCCGGCACCACGGTCGTGCGAGAGGGGGAGAGTTTGGAGGCCTTGGCCGCTCGCGTGTGGCCCGACGTCACGGTCGCGAGGATCGCCGACCTCAACTCGCTCGACGGTACGGCCGTGCAGGCCGGAAGCCGCCTCCTCTTGCCGGATTCCAGCCGGGAATGA
- the lexA gene encoding transcriptional repressor LexA — protein sequence MKADGTSTARRGGPATDDPTASLTERQRRVLEVIRDSVSERGYPPSIREIGDAVGLNSTSSVAHQLRTLERKGFLRRDPNRPRAVDVRGLEPTPAPESSPEVVAGSSTDDIPSAAMVPVVGRIAAGGPILAEESVEDIFPLPRELVGQGSLFLLKVVGQSMIDAAICDGDWVVVRQQNVADNGDIVAAMLDGEATVKTFKRVDGDVWLMPHNPMFEPIPGNDAVVLGKVVTVVRKI from the coding sequence ATGAAGGCGGACGGAACATCCACAGCCCGCCGGGGCGGACCCGCGACCGACGATCCCACCGCGAGCCTCACCGAGCGTCAGCGTCGTGTGCTCGAGGTCATCCGCGATTCCGTCAGCGAACGGGGGTACCCGCCGAGCATCCGTGAGATCGGCGACGCCGTCGGCCTCAACTCCACATCCTCCGTCGCACACCAGCTGCGCACGCTCGAACGGAAGGGCTTCCTGCGCCGGGATCCGAACCGTCCGCGTGCCGTGGACGTCCGCGGTCTCGAGCCCACCCCCGCACCCGAGTCCTCGCCCGAGGTGGTCGCCGGCTCGTCGACCGACGACATCCCTTCGGCGGCAATGGTTCCCGTCGTCGGCCGGATCGCTGCCGGTGGTCCGATCCTGGCCGAGGAATCGGTCGAGGATATCTTCCCGCTGCCGCGCGAACTCGTCGGTCAGGGCTCGCTGTTCCTGCTCAAGGTCGTCGGCCAGTCGATGATCGACGCAGCCATCTGCGACGGCGACTGGGTGGTCGTCCGGCAGCAGAACGTCGCCGACAACGGCGATATCGTCGCCGCGATGCTCGACGGCGAGGCCACCGTCAAGACGTTCAAGCGGGTCGACGGCGACGTCTGGCTCATGCCGCACAACCCGATGTTCGAACCCATCCCGGGCAACGACGCAGTCGTCCTCGGCAAGGTCGTCACGGTCGTCCGCAAGATCTGA
- a CDS encoding acyl-CoA dehydrogenase family protein, with product MQRTLFEPEHDLFRESYRKFLEQEVAPFHEQWEKDKIVDREVWKKAGAQGFLGMAVPEEYGGGGMDDFRYNAIMAEETTKLGFSGLGFMLHNDVVAPYLLELANEEQKKRWLPGFCSGELITAIAMTEPGTGSDLQGIKTRAVRDGDDWILNGAKTFITNGIHSDLVIVVACTDPEKGAQGFSLLVVERGMPGFERGRNLDKIGLDAQDTAELSFNDVRVPAANLLGQEGMGFIYLMQNLPQERLAIAVVAAAAMERVLDDTIQYCRDRKAFGKPIGKFQNTRFELAELATETQLARVFVDRCIELLNEKKLTVQEAAMAKYWTTDKQVELIDRCLQLHGGYGYMREYPVAKAYLDARVQKIYGGTNEIMKEVIGRGLNV from the coding sequence ATGCAACGCACCCTATTCGAGCCCGAGCACGACCTCTTCCGGGAGTCGTACCGGAAGTTCCTCGAACAGGAGGTGGCCCCCTTCCACGAGCAGTGGGAGAAGGACAAGATCGTCGACCGTGAGGTGTGGAAGAAGGCCGGCGCGCAGGGCTTCCTCGGCATGGCGGTGCCGGAGGAGTACGGCGGCGGTGGCATGGACGACTTCCGCTACAACGCCATCATGGCCGAGGAGACCACCAAGCTGGGCTTCAGCGGTCTGGGCTTCATGCTGCACAACGATGTCGTCGCTCCCTACCTGCTCGAGCTCGCCAACGAGGAGCAGAAGAAGCGTTGGCTCCCGGGCTTCTGTTCGGGTGAGCTGATCACGGCCATCGCGATGACAGAGCCGGGCACCGGCAGCGACCTGCAGGGCATCAAGACCCGCGCGGTGCGCGACGGTGACGACTGGATCCTCAACGGCGCCAAGACGTTCATCACCAACGGCATCCACTCCGATCTGGTGATCGTCGTCGCATGCACCGACCCGGAGAAGGGCGCCCAGGGCTTCTCGCTGCTCGTCGTCGAGCGCGGCATGCCGGGCTTCGAGCGGGGACGCAACCTCGACAAGATCGGCCTCGACGCTCAGGACACGGCGGAGCTCAGCTTCAACGACGTTCGCGTCCCGGCGGCCAACCTCCTCGGCCAGGAGGGCATGGGCTTCATCTACCTGATGCAGAACCTGCCGCAGGAACGTCTCGCGATCGCCGTCGTCGCCGCTGCTGCGATGGAGCGCGTGCTCGACGACACGATCCAGTACTGCCGCGACCGCAAGGCGTTCGGCAAGCCGATCGGCAAGTTCCAGAACACCCGCTTCGAGCTCGCCGAGCTCGCCACCGAGACCCAGCTGGCCCGGGTGTTCGTGGACCGGTGCATCGAGCTGCTCAACGAGAAGAAGCTCACCGTCCAGGAGGCCGCGATGGCCAAGTACTGGACCACCGACAAGCAGGTCGAGCTGATCGACCGCTGCCTGCAGCTGCACGGTGGCTACGGCTACATGCGCGAGTACCCGGTCGCCAAGGCGTACCTCGATGCCCGCGTGCAGAAGATCTACGGCGGCACGAACGAGATCATGAAGGAAGTCATCGGGCGCGGCCTCAACGTCTGA
- a CDS encoding solute carrier family 23 protein, with translation MTERANTTGRTTTRRGWTLHGDGRRINPGAVVAPHERLSWPRTIGIGMQHVIAMFGATLLVPTITGFPVTTTLLFSGIGTALFLIITRGRVPSYLGSSFAFIAPLSASAGSGPAAQLGGIVAVGIVLVLVGLVVKAAGSRIIDAVMPPVVTGAIVALIGLNLAPTATGSFEAQPLVATITLVVTLLVTVVGPGMLGRLGILVGVIVGWIFAAFTGAIASERIDAMRDAAWFGLPDLHGPTFELSVVLLALPVVVVLVAENVGHVKAVAAMTGRNLDDMAGNALIADGLATTLAGAGGGSGTTTYAENIGVMAATRVYSTAAYAVAAVTAVVLAFSPKFGALVFTVPEGVLGGATLVLYGLIGILGVRIWTEAKVDFTDPVNLTVAAAALVAGIGDLTLSIGSVELGGIAWGSIGILVAYPLLRRLEDLRR, from the coding sequence GTGACCGAACGAGCGAACACGACCGGACGCACGACCACACGCCGCGGCTGGACCCTGCACGGCGACGGACGTCGCATCAACCCCGGTGCGGTGGTCGCACCGCACGAGCGACTGTCGTGGCCGCGCACCATCGGCATCGGGATGCAGCACGTCATCGCGATGTTCGGCGCCACCCTGCTCGTGCCGACTATCACGGGCTTCCCCGTCACGACCACGCTGCTGTTCTCCGGTATCGGCACCGCGCTGTTCCTGATCATCACGCGCGGCCGGGTGCCCAGCTATCTCGGTTCGTCTTTCGCGTTCATCGCGCCGCTCAGCGCCTCGGCCGGTTCCGGTCCGGCAGCGCAGCTCGGCGGGATCGTCGCCGTCGGTATCGTGCTGGTGCTTGTCGGCCTCGTGGTCAAGGCGGCGGGTTCGCGCATCATCGACGCGGTCATGCCGCCGGTGGTCACCGGGGCGATCGTCGCCCTCATCGGCCTCAACCTCGCGCCGACGGCCACCGGATCGTTCGAAGCCCAACCGCTCGTCGCCACGATCACGCTCGTGGTCACACTGCTCGTGACGGTGGTCGGCCCGGGCATGCTCGGCCGCCTCGGCATCCTCGTCGGTGTGATCGTCGGATGGATCTTCGCGGCGTTCACCGGGGCGATCGCGTCCGAGCGCATCGACGCCATGCGCGACGCGGCGTGGTTCGGCCTGCCCGATCTGCACGGCCCCACCTTCGAACTGTCGGTCGTGCTGTTGGCGCTGCCCGTCGTCGTCGTGCTGGTCGCGGAGAACGTAGGCCACGTCAAGGCGGTCGCCGCGATGACCGGTCGAAACCTCGACGACATGGCCGGCAATGCGCTCATCGCCGACGGCCTTGCGACCACCCTCGCGGGTGCGGGCGGCGGCTCGGGCACGACCACCTATGCCGAGAACATCGGCGTCATGGCGGCCACACGCGTGTACTCGACCGCTGCATACGCCGTTGCGGCGGTCACCGCCGTCGTGCTGGCCTTCTCGCCGAAGTTCGGTGCGCTGGTGTTCACCGTGCCCGAGGGCGTCCTCGGCGGCGCGACCCTCGTGCTCTACGGCCTGATCGGCATCCTCGGTGTCCGCATCTGGACGGAGGCGAAGGTCGACTTCACGGATCCGGTCAACCTCACGGTCGCGGCCGCGGCGCTCGTCGCCGGCATCGGCGACCTGACCTTGTCGATCGGCTCGGTCGAACTCGGCGGTATCGCCTGGGGTTCGATCGGCATCCTCGTCGCGTACCCGCTGCTGCGCAGACTCGAGGATCTGCGCCGCTGA
- the ptsP gene encoding phosphoenolpyruvate--protein phosphotransferase — translation MEQSASVLHGTPVVPGIGYGPVIRPVARPVVPAQGASIPDTAREAEVGRFEDAAKVVAERLRARASRASGAAAEVLQATAVLVEDRAWRGATATKIRSGSDAVGATVAATDQFAALFEKMGGLQSERVTDLLDIRDRVIAELQGAPEPGLEMPDSPSVLLAADLAPADTAGLDPSVVVALATSLGGPTSHTAIIARQLGIPCVVAVAGLDDVPAGTEVLVDGATGRIVISPDSAEAAAEVERDRVERERVAGWSGPGATADGHPVEILANVQDGSGARAARRTPAQGVGLFRTELCFLDRDTEPTVDEQADIYAEVFEAFEGRKVVLRTLDAGSDKPLRFANHPDEHNPALGVRGIRITTTAPGVLDRQLDAVAAAASRTGAMPWVMAPMVATVSEAADFAARVRERGLSSGVMIEVPSAALLADRLLEHLDFLSIGTNDLAQYTMAADRMSPQLAALTDPWQPAVLALVARAAQAGAAASKPVGVCGEAAADPLLACVLTGMGVTSLSCAASAVTGVGARLSSVPMDRCREAAEAVLASDDPVAARAVAAKLLD, via the coding sequence ATGGAGCAGTCGGCGTCCGTCCTGCACGGCACCCCCGTCGTCCCCGGTATCGGATACGGGCCGGTCATCCGTCCCGTCGCGCGTCCTGTGGTCCCGGCGCAGGGCGCCTCGATCCCCGACACGGCGCGCGAGGCCGAGGTGGGCCGGTTCGAGGACGCCGCGAAGGTCGTGGCCGAGCGGCTGCGCGCCCGCGCCTCGCGTGCATCGGGTGCCGCGGCAGAAGTGCTCCAAGCCACCGCTGTGCTGGTCGAGGACCGCGCCTGGCGCGGGGCGACCGCGACGAAGATCCGGTCCGGGTCCGACGCGGTCGGTGCCACCGTCGCCGCCACCGACCAGTTCGCGGCCCTGTTCGAGAAGATGGGCGGGCTGCAGTCCGAGCGGGTCACCGACCTGCTCGACATCCGCGACCGCGTGATCGCCGAACTGCAGGGCGCCCCCGAACCCGGTCTCGAGATGCCCGATTCGCCGTCCGTGCTCCTCGCGGCCGATCTCGCACCCGCCGACACCGCCGGACTCGACCCGTCCGTCGTCGTCGCGCTGGCCACCTCCCTCGGAGGACCCACGAGCCACACCGCGATCATCGCGCGCCAGCTCGGCATCCCGTGTGTCGTCGCGGTGGCAGGTCTCGACGACGTCCCTGCCGGCACCGAGGTGCTGGTCGACGGCGCGACGGGCCGGATCGTGATCTCCCCGGACAGCGCCGAGGCCGCAGCCGAGGTCGAACGCGACCGCGTCGAGCGCGAGCGGGTGGCGGGCTGGTCCGGTCCCGGCGCCACCGCCGACGGTCACCCGGTCGAGATCCTCGCCAACGTGCAGGACGGATCGGGTGCCCGTGCGGCGCGCCGGACGCCGGCGCAGGGCGTCGGACTGTTCCGCACCGAGTTGTGTTTCCTCGACCGCGACACCGAACCGACGGTGGACGAGCAGGCCGACATCTATGCAGAGGTCTTCGAGGCGTTCGAGGGACGGAAGGTCGTCCTGCGGACCCTCGACGCCGGCTCCGACAAGCCCCTCCGGTTCGCCAACCACCCCGACGAACACAATCCCGCCCTCGGCGTCCGCGGTATCCGCATCACGACCACGGCGCCGGGAGTCCTCGATCGTCAGCTCGACGCGGTGGCCGCCGCGGCCTCGCGCACCGGCGCCATGCCGTGGGTCATGGCACCGATGGTGGCGACCGTCTCGGAGGCGGCCGATTTCGCCGCGCGGGTGCGCGAGCGCGGGCTGTCTTCCGGCGTCATGATCGAGGTTCCGTCCGCGGCGCTGCTCGCCGATCGGTTGCTCGAACACCTGGACTTCCTGTCGATCGGCACCAACGACCTCGCCCAGTACACGATGGCGGCCGATCGGATGTCGCCGCAGCTGGCCGCACTCACCGACCCGTGGCAGCCCGCGGTGCTCGCACTCGTGGCCCGCGCGGCGCAGGCCGGGGCGGCCGCGAGCAAGCCGGTGGGGGTGTGCGGCGAGGCGGCGGCCGACCCGCTCCTCGCCTGCGTCCTGACCGGAATGGGCGTGACGTCCCTGTCGTGCGCCGCGTCGGCGGTGACGGGTGTCGGCGCCCGGCTCTCCTCGGTCCCGATGGACCGTTGCCGTGAGGCGGCCGAGGCGGTCCTCGCGAGCGACGACCCCGTCGCGGCACGTGCCGTGGCAGCGAAACTGCTGGACTGA
- a CDS encoding DeoR/GlpR family DNA-binding transcription regulator, producing MYAEERQQAIAALVAARGRVSVAVLADRYGVTTETVRRDLAHLERLGLVRRVHGGAIPAASLSVAEPALSEREHTRAEHKDRIAAAATSFLPPSGGSVLFDAGTTTGRIVGALPPELDLTVVTNSVPIAARLAAMSTVQLHLLGGRVRGVTQAAVGAEALATLSTVHVDVAFIGTNALSIDHGLSTPDADEAAVKRAMVRTADRVVVVADSSKVGRRNLLSFASLEPIDVLVTDTDLDDTDRRQLIEHGIEVVTT from the coding sequence GTGTACGCAGAGGAACGGCAGCAGGCGATCGCAGCACTGGTGGCGGCACGTGGCCGCGTGTCGGTCGCAGTGCTCGCCGACCGGTACGGCGTCACCACCGAGACCGTGCGCCGCGACCTCGCACACCTCGAACGCCTGGGGCTCGTGCGGCGGGTTCACGGCGGCGCGATCCCGGCCGCCTCGCTCTCGGTGGCCGAGCCTGCCCTCTCCGAGCGCGAACACACCCGCGCCGAACACAAGGACCGCATCGCCGCCGCCGCGACGTCCTTCCTCCCGCCGTCCGGCGGAAGCGTGCTCTTCGACGCCGGCACCACGACCGGCAGGATCGTCGGAGCGCTGCCGCCCGAGCTCGACCTCACCGTCGTCACCAACTCGGTGCCGATCGCCGCGCGCCTCGCCGCAATGAGCACCGTGCAGCTGCACCTGCTCGGCGGTCGCGTCCGCGGTGTCACGCAGGCCGCGGTGGGTGCCGAGGCCCTCGCCACCTTGTCGACGGTGCACGTCGACGTGGCCTTCATCGGCACCAACGCGCTGAGCATCGACCACGGCCTGTCCACCCCCGACGCCGACGAGGCCGCGGTCAAGCGCGCGATGGTGCGCACCGCCGACCGGGTCGTCGTGGTCGCCGATTCGTCGAAGGTCGGTCGGCGCAATCTGCTGAGCTTCGCGTCGCTCGAACCGATCGACGTTCTGGTCACCGACACCGATCTCGACGACACCGACCGTCGGCAACTCATCGAACACGGAATCGAGGTGGTGACGACATGA